The Plutella xylostella chromosome 25, ilPluXylo3.1, whole genome shotgun sequence region GGCCACATTAACCTAAAAGCTAAAGGCTGGCTAAAGGTTCTAACGATATGTATTAGCATAATCCAACCCTTTTCGGCGAATCGAGTTTCACGTTTAACCACAGAATACCGCACCAGCTCGCCGGTGATCTCTGAAGTATAAATATACTGTCATTCTTAGTAATGTTTTCATTAGGTACTTTAGGTACTGTAGAGAGTAACGTCTACTCCTAGGGCGGCTTGCAAGAACGTCTTAAAACTCGATTTTGTTCAACTTAAGCTCAGTTTAAGCGTAAATCAGCAAAATCCTCTTGCAcgatctcgatttagtgtcaaatctcaatTTAGAGAAACGTCAAAATTAAACCGGCAATATCTCggttttacgcgtaaatcgagatttaacttCTTTGTCAAATGTCAAAAGCAATCTTTGAAGTATtctttttggttgttttgttgTTAGTAATTAGAATTTCTAGTTAACTTACTCGGTAATATCAAAAATGTTTGAGGCGATGGGATATGCTCCCAGCCAATGCCAGCACTCTATGCAGTTGCGGAAGCCTCTAGACTACGTCACACCTTATAGAGTGCCCTAATGCCCCAAAGtgcagtcaaggagacctgatgaaggccaatgacctcgcaataagagtagcaaaacactggaggaagttaccttagtgcatttacacgatagaagaagaagaagatcaaAAATGTATTACTCAGACGACGATAAAGAAATGATTGAATATTTGAATACCCCTTACTTTTATAGGAGGGTTAACTACTAAAATAACAGATTTGTTTCGTGCTTATCGAGATGATGAATTTATTAAAAGCTTTCGtcttacaaaaaataccacaaCAATCTATATAGACCAACCTCCTCGTGCCTTACAGTCTGGGAACAATGCAAGAACTTCGCTGATCAATAACTATTTTGCAAGGTTATAGCGTCACCAGTACCAAACACCAGttgatttaaaaacatgtttattattattaattaccactgtatattatatacctaaatcttaaaatatggcttgttgttttattttgcttGATGATTGTTTCGCTtctttacttaaaatattgaatgttGTTTGGCATTCCTCTGGGGGGAGATTAACATCAGCCGACACCGTTTCCCAGTCTTGTCCATGGAGCTCCACTGTCTGAACTACAGACGCGTGTAAAACTTTGCTATCTAGGTATATCTGCAAACATAAAAATCCAGTCATAAAAATTAGAGTAAATCACAGTACTCtagctacctacatacattacctactattatacaatttattgccaatcttattttttaagtagccATATGGCtagatataataatagaaCTTACTTGAGATGTGCATTTTTTCACTTGAGTGCTGTTTTTTCGTCTttgttttcaggtttttgtacctaagtaccaGTAAATTCTCAGTAGTTCTGGGTACATAAGTGGTGTTGGCGTTATATTATTCTTTTCTCAGCATCTTCGAAGCCTTCTGTTTTTCGGCTACGGTCTAAccatcagttttttttattttcaactatgaaattatatttgtCTACGAGGTTACATAAAACCATACTTTCGTCACATGTATAATTGGGTGCCCGTTGGTGGTTTTTACCttccatttttataatttatcaattaggtatttatatttctagCACACGGTTGTTTGTTTATCAAGTGACAGTAACcaccatagagaaaaaataaataattgtgaaaAGAGTGCCATCTAgaggagttttttgtcatactctatacgtcatactgaTCGTGCGCCATCTCTTTTTATTTCTcagcctcattgtacatacatacaggccATGCCcctgggacaccctgtatatatagatatagctgttcccgcgcgcttcgcatcgccctaaatagttttcccgtgggaattccgggataaaaagtagcctatgttttttcccagggtctagaccgtatgtataccaaatttcattcaaatccgttcagaagttttggcgtgaaagagtaacagacagacagacacagttactttcgcatttataatattagtaagagTAAGGATTGTTATCACAAGatattaacttcaatctataatgatatcctaatcctaaccctttgtgaaatggtggtagatgactatcgacaaataattgtaaaattttacgtcgattaaaccatttgaatttgaaaccatttgaatttgaatttgaatttaactatcctaactaatattataaatgcgaaagtaactgtgtctgtctgtctgttactctttcacgccaaaactactgaacagatttgaatgaaatttggtatacatacggtctagaccctgggaaagaacataggctactttttatcccggaattccaacgggaaaactatttagggcgatgcgaagcgcgcgggaacagctagtaagacatatttgccttaacgtagttacaccacacaacagttattacatttattagctaaatgttagttcaatctatttatgtacctacctacatgcaacaataaataaaaaacaaattattatattataagtgtAGGGAGTAGAATTTTTGTTAACGCTGTCCACCCTTTGCGCACTCGCCTATATAAACGCCCCGCGCCAGTCGCTCGGGCTTACTTTTCGGCGGCTCTCGGTGCGTGCGGTACTCTTGGAGTGCATAAGGGGTTGGCAGCGGTTCGGTatcgttattttttattttacttgcctttattttcataacttACTGTGTGAATAATATTGCTGTGCTTAATTTGTGTATATACGAATGGCTTTTTGATTGTGTGATTAACTTAATTATTAGGAAATAGATCTAAggttttgtttttcaataaattgtaaattgttttattgCTGTTTCACTTCTGATTCTAATATCAGATGTGGGATAACAATTCACGCTCCACGTGTTGATTTTGAGGTTAAATCAAAGCAACAAAAAGCCATTCAATCATGCCTCGACGCTCGCGCAGCAGATCGCGCCACAAATCGCGAAGCAAGACCCGAAGCCATCGTAGGCATAGGCATAGGTCCCGAACTCCATCTATACCTCGTTCTCAGTGTGGAGATAACTCGACAAAACAAACTTTAGAGTCCATTCTTTCACGACTTAATAACCTCGAAGAAACTAGTGCGCGTGCTACTCCAAACCATTCGATAAATGAAACGGATCCTTCTACGTCCGCGTCTGCGCAGGCCATTGCTACCGCTTTGTCCGCTTTACAGCCACTAAGAACTCAGAGCTATTACGTATCCAACTTTGATCCTTCTATCCACAATATCGACGTGTGGTTCGCGGAGGTAGACCGCGCGAAGGCAGCTAACAACTGGAATGATAGTGAGTGTTTATCCCGCGTTGCGCCTTGTTTAAAAGGGGATGCAAAGCCTTGGTTAGATGAGTGGGTGTCCAGTGACAGGTCTTGGACTAACTTTAAGGTGGAATTCAAATCACTTTGTCCGCAAAGATTAGATTTAGCAAATATACTCTGGGATGTCATGTGTACCACGTCAGATGGGTATCGAACGTACGCCGAATATGCTAGGCGTTCATTGTTGCGGTTACGGATCGTGAAGGGGCTTAGTGATGAACTAATGGTTCAAATTATTATCCGGGGCATAATGGACCCCCAAATAAAAGCAGCCGCCTCGAATGCTAATTTAATGCCCGATTCCATAGTGTCGTTTTTGTCAACTTACGTGAAACCACAGCACAATGTGAACACAAATCGTAATCAACAACATTTAAAACGAGGATTATCGAATAACTCGACGACTAAATGTTTTCGATGCGGTCTGCTGGGTCATAAGGGTTATAATTGCGACAAAAAACCTAGGAAGTTCCCCCCATCTGCGAATAAAGCGCCTCCCAATACAACCTCGCGTACAAACACTGGTCCTCCTTCCTGTACATTTTGTAAAAAGCTGGGTCATTCTGAAGACAACTGTTTCGCCAAAAACCGTTCGGAGTCACGCAACCAACGAAATGTCAACCTATGTAGGGAACGCCAGGTAGCTTCAGGAAATAACGACATAACGTCAGCCGTAGTCCAAGGCATTCCAATCGACGTACTCATTGATAGTGGGGCTCTAAACATTTCTTTGATCTCGGAAGACGTACTGAAATACTTTTCTTGCTCCGAAAAACCCGTCCATTGCACGCTTAAGGGAATCAGTGACAAATTAATAACAGCTACGCGGTCTGTAACATTAAACATTGAATTCAAAGATATTACTATCGAAGCGGATCTTGTGGTAGTGCCCGCATCGTGCATGAGTACTCCGATTGTTATAGGTACGGATGTTTTGAACAGGGACGGCATAGTTTACGTACGGACAAAACATGATCAGTTCCTTACGCGTTCCACCGAGAGCCCCGTAAAAGTAAATGCGGTTCATGCGGAAAAACGTCGCGAAATAAATACGCCCTTACTCGAAAGCGATCTCGATGCATTGAAGGCTGTAATAGACGAATACaaagttttctttatttcGGGAACGGCTACTACTACTGTTAAGACCGGAAGTATGAGTATTACGCTAACTAGTGATACGCCTGTAGTTTACCATCCATACAAGCTTTCATACCATGAGAAGTTGAAGGTCCGGGAAATCGTGTGCGATTTGAAGGAGAAGGGTATTATCAGGGAATCTCAATCTCAATACGCAAGCCCTATACTTCTTGTAAAGAAAAAAGACGGAACCGATCGCATGTGCGTCGATTATCGCGCTCTAAACAGGATTACGAATAAAGATAGATATCCGCTCCCTCTTATCGATGATCACATAGATCGGTTAGGGAATTTCGAGCTTTTTACTGGGCTAGATATGGCTACTGGGTTTCTACAAATACCGATGGAGGAAGAGTCGATTTCTAAAACTGCTTTTGTGACCCCCGAGGGACATTTTGAGTATTTAAAAATGCCCTATGGCTTATCAAATTCCCCTATTGTGTATCAACGCATTATCAACAACACTTTGCGCAAATTCATTGATTCCGGGAATGTTTTAGTGTATGTTGATGACGTGCTAATAATGAGCATGACCGTGGCGGAGGGACTAGAGCTTTTACGAGACGTCCTGAAAACATTGACAGAGGCAGGATTTTCGATTAATCTAAGTAAATGTTTCTTCCTAACTAAAGAGATTGAATACCTGGGGAGAGTTGTCAGTAGAGGTCAGGTTAGGCCGAGTCCGCGAAAAGTTGAAGCTCTAGTCAACTCACCCGTCCCACAAAACGTGAAACAAGTTCGACAGTTCCTGGGTCTAGCCGGATACTTCCGACGGTACATCAAAGACTATTCTTCAAAGACTGCATGTATCGCTCGCTTGACGAAGAAAGGGGTTAAGTTTGATTGGGGCCCGGAACAAGAAAAAGTTAGACAAGAACTAATTACGTGTCTGACAAGCGAGCCCATACTTGCAATCTTTGATCGCACTTTAGCAACTGAGCTGCACACGGATGCGAGCAGTGCAGGATATGGCGCGGTACTTATACAGGTTGATAAGGAAGGAAAAAAACGGGTAGTTGCCTATTTTAGTAAAGTGACCCAAGGCGCTGAGAGCAGATACCATTCGTACGAGCTCGAGACTTTAGCAGTAGTCAAAGCCCTTCAGAATTTTCGCCACTATCTGGTCGGAATTCCTTTCAAAATAATCACGGACTGCAATGCCCTGAAGTCGACAGAACGTAAGAAGGATCTGCTCCCGCGTGTTGCTCGTTGGTGGATTTACTTACAAGATTTCGATTTCACGATCGAATATAGAAAAGGCACCATGATGCCCCATGCGGACTACTTAAGCCGAAATCCACCAACGACCAACCAGGTTCACAATATAGAGAAGCCACGAAACTGGGCCCAAATTGCTCAGTCTGCTGACGAGGAAACCATAGGTTTAATAGAGAAACTTAGAGATGGCAACTTGGATCCCAGACAATATGTTTGTCAAAATGACATCCTCTATTACCGGTACACACCTGTAGGTGAAGATGCACGGTTGTTGTGTTATATTCCCAAGGGACATAGGTTGAGTCTCTTGAGAAT contains the following coding sequences:
- the LOC119691280 gene encoding uncharacterized protein LOC119691280: MATGFLQIPMEEESISKTAFVTPEGHFEYLKMPYGLSNSPIVYQRIINNTLRKFIDSGNVLVYVDDVLIMSMTVAEGLELLRDVLKTLTEAGFSINLSKCFFLTKEIEYLGRVVSRGQVRPSPRKVEALVNSPVPQNVKQVRQFLGLAGYFRRYIKDYSSKTACIARLTKKGVKFDWGPEQEKVRQELITCLTSEPILAIFDRTLATELHTDASSAGYGAVLIQVDKEGKKRVVAYFSKVTQGAESRYHSYELETLAVVKALQNFRHYLVGIPFKIITDCNALKSTERKKDLLPRVARWWIYLQDFDFTIEYRKGTMMPHADYLSRNPPTTNQVHNIEKPRNWAQIAQSADEETIGLIEKLRDGNLDPRQYVCQNDILYYRYTPVGEDARLLCYIPKGHRLSLLRIFHDEHEHIGVEKTIDLILKHFWFPGLRQFVSKYVSHCLTCISRKRVPRAPHQPLTSWDKPNSPFNTVHADVLGPLPQSNGYKFVFVLVDAFTKFCLLYAMYKQDVTELKRVFNDAISLFGVPKLLITDRGRMFESSQFVTVITELGCDIHYITPEMHQSNGQAERYIRTVLNMIRIETSQNNSTWSNVLWKLQLVLNITKQKTTQVSPLNLLIGSEGTTPVIRSLVRDVAVERSQPNREALREMCRTRANELL